In Polaribacter pacificus, the genomic window ATGGTATTTTAAGTGGAGAGAAGCATCAAACTTTACTGGGTGTTACTGGTTCTGGTAAAACATTTACAATTGCCAATGTAGTTGAAAAAATAGACAAACCTACCCTTGTTTTAGCACACAACAAAACACTTGCAGCTCAATTGTATTCAGAGTTTAAGCAGTTTTTTCCAAACAATGCCGTCGAGTATTTTGTGTCGTATTACGACTACTATCAACCCGAGGCTTACATTCCCGTATCGGGAACTTATATAGAAAAAGATCTCTCTATTAATGATGACATAGAGCGATTGAGGATAAGCACCTCATCTTCCTTGCTTTCTGGAAGAAAAGATGTCTTGGTAGTTGCATCCGTTTCTTGTTTATACGGGATAGGGAACCCGGTTGAATTCAAAAAAAATGTCATCCCTATTGCCGTTGACCAACAAATTTCTCGAACTAAATTTTTACACCAATTGGTCACTAGCTTATACGCGAGAACCGAAGTAGAAATAAAGAGTGGGACTTTTAAAGTAAAAGGCGATGTAGTAACCATTTATCCATCTTATGGAGATCATGGCTATCGAGTTCACTTTTTTGGAGATGAGATAGAAGAAATTGAATCTTTTGATATGGAAAGCAATCAAATTCTTGAACGTTTTAAGGAATTGACCATCTATCCAGCAAATTTGTTTGTAACTTCTCCAGATGTCCTTCAAAACGCAATACACCAGATTCAAGAGGATATGGTAAAACAGGTGAATTATTTTAAAGAAATTGGAAAACACTTAGAAGCGAAACGCTTAAAGGAACGAACCGAATTTGATTTAGAAATGATTCGGGAACTGGGCTATTGTTCTGGAATTGAAAATTACTCTCGTTATTTGGACGGTCGACAAGCTGGCACAAGACCTTTTTGTCTCTTGGATTATTTTCCGGATGATTATTTAATGATTATCGATGAGAGTCATGTAACCATCCCACAGACTCACGCCATGTATGGAGGAGATAGAAGCAGAAAAGAAAACTTGGTAGAATACGGGTTTCGATTGCCTGCCGCCATGGACAACCGCCCTTTAAAATTTGAAGAGTTTGAAGCCATACAAAATCAAGTAATTTATGTGAGTGCAACACCTGCTGATTACGAACTACAGCAAACGGATGGTGTCTTTGTAGAACAGGTCATTAGGCCTACAGGCTTGTTAGATCCCATTATTGAGGTTCGTCCTAGCGAGAATCAGATAGATGATTTGATTGAAGAAATACAAATTCGAGTTG contains:
- the uvrB gene encoding excinuclease ABC subunit UvrB — protein: MQFKLESKFKPTGDQPAAIKQLTDGILSGEKHQTLLGVTGSGKTFTIANVVEKIDKPTLVLAHNKTLAAQLYSEFKQFFPNNAVEYFVSYYDYYQPEAYIPVSGTYIEKDLSINDDIERLRISTSSSLLSGRKDVLVVASVSCLYGIGNPVEFKKNVIPIAVDQQISRTKFLHQLVTSLYARTEVEIKSGTFKVKGDVVTIYPSYGDHGYRVHFFGDEIEEIESFDMESNQILERFKELTIYPANLFVTSPDVLQNAIHQIQEDMVKQVNYFKEIGKHLEAKRLKERTEFDLEMIRELGYCSGIENYSRYLDGRQAGTRPFCLLDYFPDDYLMIIDESHVTIPQTHAMYGGDRSRKENLVEYGFRLPAAMDNRPLKFEEFEAIQNQVIYVSATPADYELQQTDGVFVEQVIRPTGLLDPIIEVRPSENQIDDLIEEIQIRVEKDERTLVTTLTKRMAEELAKYLTRIQIRCRYIHSDVDTLERVQIMQDLRTGLFDVLIGVNLLREGLDLPEVSLVAILDADKEGFLRSHRSLTQTIGRAARNVNGLAILYADKITNSMKLTIDETDRRRKKQEDYNTKHNITPTQIKKSIDNTLSKNAVSSYHYDNAIQKAAEQDLEYLPKSEIEKRIRETRKQMEQAAKALDFLAAAKFRDEIEALKKHL